CCGCAAGGCCGCGGAGCAGCCGGCCCCGCAGCCCGCCCCGCCGGGCGACGAAGGAGCCCTTGTCGAAACGACGGCCCCGCAGCCCGCCCCGCAGACCTCCCCCGAGCCCGCTTCTCCGCAGCCCGTCCCGCCGGCTTCTCAGCAGCCCGCCCCGCCGGGCGACGAAGGAGCCCGTGTCGAAACGACCCCCGAACCGGCGCCGCAGCCCCAGTCCACCGACCTGACCGACCAGACCCAGGTCGCCGCGGCGGCGGGCGCGGACGTGCCCCCGCGCGACGCCCCGGAGCGTCTCACCTTCGGCGCCTACGCCGTGGTCACCGGCAAGTCGGCGGGCGGTGTGTTCAACAAGCTCCCCGTCCTCGACGAGGCGACCGCGAAGAAGCTCACCGACCGCCTGAACGACCGCACCGGTGGAAACATCGACGTCGAGGACATCCTCGCCGCCGAGACCATCGAGGAGATGAGCGAGTACGTCCGCCAGCACATGGAGGCGGCGGCCGACATCGACGGTTTCGTGCGGTACCTCCGGGTGCCCGATAAGGACGGCAAGCGCCAGCACGAGTTCGACACGCAAGCAGGCGACCCGATGCCGCTACTGGTCTTCCACCCGGCCGGCGGCAACACCTCCGCCTACGAGGCGCTGCTCAAGCGGCTGCCCGACGATCAGCCGGTGATCGGTTTCGACCGCGTCGAGGGCACCATCGAGGAGCGGGTGCGCCAGTACCTGCCGAAGCTCCGCGAGATCCAGCCGCACGGTCCGTACGTGCTGTCCGGCTGGTCGCTGGGCGGTGCGCTGGCCTACGGCGCCGCACAGGTGCTGCGCGAGCAGGGCGAGGAGGTGGCCTTCGTCGGCCTCATCGACGTCGTGCGTCCGCGCGAGGAGATGGTCGAGACCCCGGAGACCAAGCGGGCGCGGCTGGAGCGCTGGAAGGACTTCGCGGTCAAGACCTACGACCTCGACGACTCCATCCCGATTCCGATGGACCGCCTGGTGGAGGCCGACGACGACGAGCAGTTCGCCATCATCATGGAGATGATCTCGATGTCCGGTACCAAGATTCCGGGCGGCATCATCGAGCACCAGCGGACGTCGTTCCTGGACAACCGGGCGCTGAGCAACATCCACCCGACCCCGTACGGCGGCAAGGTGGTGCTCTACCGGGCCGACAAGATGCACGACGGCGCCATCGAACTCGAACCGCAGTGGGCAGACATCCCGGAGGACGGACGCTGGGGCGAGGTGGTCGACGATCTGGAGATCCTGCACATCGGCGGCGACCACCTGTCGATCGTCGACGAGCCTTACGTGGCCCAGGTGGCCGCCGATCTGACGCAGCGGATCGCTGACGTGAACCGGAAGGGAAGCGGCGCATGACCGATCACACCACCGCGGGCAAGCTCGCCGACCTGCGCGCCAAGCTCGAACTGTCCAAGGAACCGGGCGGCGAGAAGGCGGTCGCCAAGCGTGCCCACAAGGGGATCTGTTCGCCGCGTCAGCGGCTGGAGATGCTGTTCGACCCGGGGACGTTCGTCGAGGTCGGTGCGCTGGTCAAGGCGCCGGGAGCGGGCGAGACCGGGTACGGCGACGGCGTGGTGACCGGACACGGTCTGGTCCACGGACGGCCGGTCGCCGCGTTCAGCCACGACCAGACGGTGATGGGCGGCAGCGTCGGCGAGATGTTCGGCCGCAAGGTCTCGGCGATCATGGAGTGGGCGGGCAAGCTGGGCTGCCCGATGGTCGGTATCAACGACTCGGCCGGCGCTCGCATCCAGGACGCGGTCACCTCGCTGGCCTGGTACGCCGAGATGGGCCGCCGCAACGACCTGCTGTCGGGCCTGTCGCCGCAGGTCTCGGTGATCCTCGGCAAGTGCGCCGGCGGCGCCGTCTACACTCCGGCGAACACCGACATCCTGGTCGGCGTCGAGGACAAGAGCTACATGTTCGTCACCGGCCCGGACATCCTCAAGGCGGTGAACGGCGAGGACACCTCGGCCGAGGACCTCGGCAGCGCCCACAATCAGGCGCGCTGGGGCAACATCCACCACGTCGCGGAAGACGAGAAGGCCGCCTTCGAGTGGGTCCGCGAGTACCTGGAGTACATGCCGTCGAGCTGGTCCGAGCGGCCCCCGGTGATCAACCCGGGGCTGGAACCGGAGATCACCGAGTCCGACCTGTCGTTGAACGAGTTCATGCCGGACAGCGACAACGCCGGCTATGACATGCGTGACCTGATCGTGAAGATGTTCGACGACGGCGCCTTCCACGAGGTCGGCGAGCTGTTCGCGCCGAACATCCTGACCGGCTTCGCCCGGGTCGACGGCCACAGCGTCGGCATCGTCGCCAACCAGCCGTCGGTGATGGCCGGCACCATCGACACCGACGCATCGGAGAAGGCCACCCGCTTCGTCCGGATCTGCAACGCGTACAGCATTCCGCTGATCTTCCTGGTCGACACCCCGGGCATCCTGCCGGGCGTCGCCGAGGAGGCCAAGGGCACCATCCGTCGTTCCGGCAAGTTCCTCTACGCCTACGTCGAGGCCGACGTCCCGAAGATCACCGTGGTGCTGCGCAAGGCCTACGGTGGCGCGTACGCGGTGATGGGCTGCAAGCAGCTCGGCGCCGACATCAACTTCGCCTGGCCGACCGCCAAGATCGCCGTGATGGGCGCGGAGTCGGCGGCCGTGCTGCTGACCCGCCGCCAGACCGAGGGGCTGTCGGTGCACGACGCGGACAAGGTGCGCCGCGACTTCATCGACTTCTACAACGTGATGATGGCCAACCCGTACCTGGCCGCGGAAAAGGGCTACATCGACGCGGTGATCGAGCCGGCGCAGACGCGCCTGCAACTCCGCAAGGCCCTCGCCCAGCTCCGCGACAAGCACGTGATCCGCGCCCCCCGCAAGCACTACCTGATGCCGATCTAGCGGCGAGAGCTGCGTTTCGACTCGGATTCGTCTAGCGGCTCATCCGGCTCAACGGGCGGCTAGGAGTATCTCAACGGGCGGTCGGAGGATGCAGCCCCTCCGCCGGCTGAGCCAGCCAGGGCGAGTCGATGTGTCGAAGCCACCTTTCTAGAGGCTCGGCGTCGAGGCTCCCTCGCGCGCCGGCTCAGCCGAACACCTCCCGGCCGTCGTCGAAAGAAGCTGTCCCGCAACGAGAGTCAGCCCACCGCGGTGCCGAAGGCCGCGCCGATACCGTAGGTGACCGCCATGGCGATCGCGCCGCCGATCACCACGCGCAGGCACGGGCGCAGCGGCTTGGCGCCGCCCAGGAGTGCGCCGAGCGTGCCGGTGACGGCGAGTGCGATCAGTACCGCGATCACCACGACCGGGATGCGCCAGCTCTCCGGCGGGAGCAGAACCGCGATCAGCGGCAGCGCGGCACCGAGCGTGAACGACACCGCCGACGAGAGCGCCGCGCCCCACGGCCGGGTGAGTTCCTCCGGGTCGAGATTCAGTTCGGCGTCGGCGTGGGCGGCGAGCGCGTCGTGGGCGGTCAGCTCGGCGGCGACGCGGTGCGCGGTCTCCGGGCTGAGCCCCTTGGCCTCGTAGAGTCCGGCGAGCTCGTCCAGTTCGGCGGCGGGGTCGTCGTGCAGCTCGCGCCGTTCCTTGGCGAGGAGAGCGGCCTCGGTATCGCGCTGGGTGCTCACCGAGACGTATTCGCCGAGTGCCATCGACACCGCACCGGCGGCGAGCGCCGCGATACCGGCGGTGAAGATCGTGCCGCGGTCGCTCGACGCGGCCGCGACGCCGACCACGATGCCCGCGGTCGACACGATGCCGTCGTTGGCGCCGAGCACCCCGGCGCGCAGCCAGTTGAGGCGATTGGCGAGCCCGCTGCGATGCGGCTCGCCGGCGTGCGAGTGCGGGAGATCGGCCGTGGTCTCGGTCATGGCTCATACCGTGCCCGCCGCGCCGGGCAAGTGCAAGCAAGGCGAGGCGAGCCTTCCGGTCCTCAGCGCGCGCCAAGACGGAGCGGGATAGGGTCTGGCGCATGGAGAGTTTCGCGGGCCTGCCGCTACATCCGCTGGTCGTGCATTTCGTCGTCGTGGCCGTGCCGGTGACCGCCCTGGTCGGGATCGTCGTCACGCTGTGGCCCCGCGCCCGGACCGCCCTCGGGGTGTTCCCGCCGGTGCTGGCACTGCTGACGCTGATCTCGGTGCCGATCGCGACCACCGCGGGCGAGGCCCTGTATCGCAAGCTCGGCGAACCGGCGGACGTCGCCCACCACGCCTCCATCGGCGACTCGCTGATCCTGGCGGTGGGCCCGATGTTCGGGGCGATCGCCATGCAGTGGCTGCTTTACCGCCCGGCGGTCACCGCGCTGATCGACCGCCCCGACGGCACCGCGGGTGACACCCGGTTGCGCTGGCTGCGCCGGTTCGCCGCCCTCGCGGTGATCGCCGCCGCCGTCGCCTCGCTGACCATGGTGATCCTGGCCGGCGACAGCGGCGCCCGCGCCGTCTGGGGCTGACCCTCGTCGCCGGAATCCGTCGCTCCACTTCGAATCCGTTCTGCCAGCCGAAATAGTCCGGGTGGCAGAACGGAATCGAAGTGGGCGAACGGAGTTCAGGGGGAGGGACGGAATGCGGGCGGATCAGTCGACGGCCAGGACGGTCAGCCGATCCCAGCCGTCGCCCTCCACCCGCCGCGCGATGATGTCCGGGGTGCGCGCGAGGAACGGGTGGATCAGCGCACCGCCGGACCGGAAGTGCTCGCTGGTCGCGTGCGCCGCGAAGCCGTCGTCGGTGTAACCCTCGATCACCACGTACTCGTTCGGGTCGTCGAGGCTGCGCGACCACAGATACCAGAGATTGCCCGGCTCGTTCCGGGTGGCCTCGGTGAGCTCGGTGAGGGCGGACGGGAACTCGTCGGCGAGTTCGGGTTTGACGTAGAAGCGAACGGTCACGATCTGCATGTCGCCCACGCTACGGCGCGGCCCGTCCCTACGGGCCCGTACGGCGCGCCCGCCGTCCGGTCGTCGGCCGGATTCCGCCTACCCACTCGCACTCCGTTCGTCCACTGGCACTCCGTTCGTCCACACGGAATAGACCGGGTGGACGAGCGGAAACCAGGGGGACGGACGGAATGCGGACTCGGGGTCAGTAGCCGGCTGAGCGCATCGGGGCCGGGCTCCACAAGCCGTTCACGGTGCGGTAGCCGAGCTCCAGGTCCGCGGGCTTCGCGTTCGGCACCAGTGGGGTGAACCGCTCCAGGCCGCCCCAGTCACGACCCCAGTTGTTCCGCAGGTAGGTCGGCACCAGGGTGTTCGACAGCAGCGCGTCGGTGATGCCCAGCGGGCCGCCCGACTTGCCGGCCTGCCACGACTGGCTGTTCTTCTGCGTCGCGTCGGCGTCCGGCATGATCCGCCACTGCGGCAGCTCCAGCACGCCGTCGCGAACGGCCATCGGGCGCTGGCACGGGAACACCAGGCCGGGCAGCCAGTCGATGAACACCGGGACGGTGCGGCCCACGACGTCGTTCAGCGTGCGCAGCGCGGGCACGCGCGGGGGCGTGAAGGCCACCCACTCGGCGCTCGCGGCGGCGTCGTCGACCACGTTGAGGCGCACCATGGTGGCACCGGGCGGTGCCTGCTTCAGCGGGAAGCGGAGGGTGCGCCAGGTGGACGACGGGTTGAGCGCCATCGCGTCGATCGGCATCTGTGGATGGCCGACCGGGACCACGCGGCCGTCCGGACCGGTGCGGGCGTACTCGGCGACCAGCTTGCGGCCGGGGATCACCGCGCCCAGCGGGTCGATGGCCTGGACGGATCCGGCGGCGGCCACCGCGAGCAGCGGCGACTGTTCCGGGGCCTTCCCGGCCGCGAAGGGCAGCTGGTACCAGTCCGTGGTCACCGACGCGGTGCCGGTGGCCCCGTAGCTGCCGAGGACCGGGGTGGTGGCCGGGTTCAGGCCGTACGGGAGACGCACCACGGTCGCCGGGGCGCTCTGCGTCTGATCGGTGTGATCCGCGTCCTCACCGGTCACCTCTTCGGTGGTCGGCAGGGTGGTGGTGGCCGTGTCGTCGTCGGTGGTGTCGCTGCTGCTCTTCTGCTCCAGCGGGTCGATGTACACGTCCGACGGCACACCGCTCGGCGTGAAACCGTCGTTGGTCCCGGCGAGAGCGGCGGTGGGCGACGGGGCGGGCTTGCCGCCGGTCGCGGCCGGTCGCAGGATCGACGCGTTGACGTCCGACTCGACGAGGACGTCGTTGGCGAGGCCGCATTCGTTGCCGGCCAGCGCGCGGGCGTTCGACTTGGCCCACGACCAGCTGTCGCGCTGCGTCCAGGCGCCCTTGGCGAACGACGCCAGCATGAACAGCACCACGAGGGCGGCGATCACCGGCAGCGGCGAGACCTTGAACCGGTTCAGGCCGGTGCGCTGGTAGCCGGTGCGCTTCTCCTCGTCGACGTAGTCGTTGCGGAAGTAGTACCAGAGGCCCACCAGCGTGGCGATGAGCGCCAGGGCGAGGACCACCCAGCCGAGCTTGATGCCGGCCACCGAGATCGGGCGGTCCCACCACGGGACGCCGTAGCTGCCGACGTACCACCACATGTTGGTGCCGGTGGCCGACACGGCGGTCACCAGCAGCACGGCCGCGGTGAAGAACGCGCGGTTGCTCCGCGAGCGCAGCAGCGCGGGCGACATCATCGCCGCGGTGGCGGCGACGATCGCGGCCCCGATACCGGCGTAGATGCCCAGGTGGTGGGTCCACTTGGTGGGCGTGAACGAGATGAAGAACATGGTGCCGAGCATGATCGCGACCAGGCGCCAGATCGGGGCCCGGGCGACGCCGTTGAGGCGGCTCTTCGACAGCAGCCGGAAGATCACCACGATCAGGCAGAGGAACATCACCAGGATGCCGAAGCGGCGGGAGAAGGTGCCGTCGCCGGTCTGCAGGATCAGGTAGTAGTAGCGGACCGGTTCCTGCCACCACTCGAGGGTCGGCCCGACGTCGCTGGCGACGGTGCTGCCCTCGATGAGCGGCATCAGCGGTTGCCAGTAGAAGATCGCGAACAGCACCGCGGTACCGGCGGCCAGCAGCGGGGCCAGCAGCGGC
The nucleotide sequence above comes from Gordonia sp. PP30. Encoded proteins:
- a CDS encoding acyl-CoA carboxylase subunit beta, with product MTDHTTAGKLADLRAKLELSKEPGGEKAVAKRAHKGICSPRQRLEMLFDPGTFVEVGALVKAPGAGETGYGDGVVTGHGLVHGRPVAAFSHDQTVMGGSVGEMFGRKVSAIMEWAGKLGCPMVGINDSAGARIQDAVTSLAWYAEMGRRNDLLSGLSPQVSVILGKCAGGAVYTPANTDILVGVEDKSYMFVTGPDILKAVNGEDTSAEDLGSAHNQARWGNIHHVAEDEKAAFEWVREYLEYMPSSWSERPPVINPGLEPEITESDLSLNEFMPDSDNAGYDMRDLIVKMFDDGAFHEVGELFAPNILTGFARVDGHSVGIVANQPSVMAGTIDTDASEKATRFVRICNAYSIPLIFLVDTPGILPGVAEEAKGTIRRSGKFLYAYVEADVPKITVVLRKAYGGAYAVMGCKQLGADINFAWPTAKIAVMGAESAAVLLTRRQTEGLSVHDADKVRRDFIDFYNVMMANPYLAAEKGYIDAVIEPAQTRLQLRKALAQLRDKHVIRAPRKHYLMPI
- a CDS encoding VIT family protein, translating into MTETTADLPHSHAGEPHRSGLANRLNWLRAGVLGANDGIVSTAGIVVGVAAASSDRGTIFTAGIAALAAGAVSMALGEYVSVSTQRDTEAALLAKERRELHDDPAAELDELAGLYEAKGLSPETAHRVAAELTAHDALAAHADAELNLDPEELTRPWGAALSSAVSFTLGAALPLIAVLLPPESWRIPVVVIAVLIALAVTGTLGALLGGAKPLRPCLRVVIGGAIAMAVTYGIGAAFGTAVG
- a CDS encoding DUF2231 domain-containing protein, which produces MESFAGLPLHPLVVHFVVVAVPVTALVGIVVTLWPRARTALGVFPPVLALLTLISVPIATTAGEALYRKLGEPADVAHHASIGDSLILAVGPMFGAIAMQWLLYRPAVTALIDRPDGTAGDTRLRWLRRFAALAVIAAAVASLTMVILAGDSGARAVWG
- a CDS encoding putative quinol monooxygenase, which codes for MQIVTVRFYVKPELADEFPSALTELTEATRNEPGNLWYLWSRSLDDPNEYVVIEGYTDDGFAAHATSEHFRSGGALIHPFLARTPDIIARRVEGDGWDRLTVLAVD
- a CDS encoding arabinosyltransferase domain-containing protein, which produces MSPENAPVTDPADTSATPTGNDSRWRVFTANDYRVTKLVATVTGLLGLILAIATPLLPVQQRSTTLDWPQHQVVSNVTAPLVAFVPTSMTASVPCSLAKDLPASGGVLMSTVPAAGKQATARGLFVRATDSQINMTVRDVLLLSVDRQAAQANPNCSFELKGGADGVVAQVKGMSGDGTHYQTADTDMRPQIVGVFSDLVSPDAARTTAAPAGLALHADVDTRFVNSPTPLKRAAIILGILMTLLSLIALAVLDLRDGRGHKRFLPRGWFTIRAPDVVVTVVLALWWLIGGNTSDDGYNITVARITKEAGYADNYFRYFGVPQDPFGWPYQVLSWMTQVSVATPWLRLPALLMGLLGWWLLSREVIPRLGRAVRTNQAAIWSSALVFLAIWMPYNNGIRFEGIEAIGALLTWCAVERSIATRRLLPYAVAAIVGAFTLAVAPGGLMAVAALLAGLRPVVRGIVSRRTRDGLLPLLAPLLAAGTAVLFAIFYWQPLMPLIEGSTVASDVGPTLEWWQEPVRYYYLILQTGDGTFSRRFGILVMFLCLIVVIFRLLSKSRLNGVARAPIWRLVAIMLGTMFFISFTPTKWTHHLGIYAGIGAAIVAATAAMMSPALLRSRSNRAFFTAAVLLVTAVSATGTNMWWYVGSYGVPWWDRPISVAGIKLGWVVLALALIATLVGLWYYFRNDYVDEEKRTGYQRTGLNRFKVSPLPVIAALVVLFMLASFAKGAWTQRDSWSWAKSNARALAGNECGLANDVLVESDVNASILRPAATGGKPAPSPTAALAGTNDGFTPSGVPSDVYIDPLEQKSSSDTTDDDTATTTLPTTEEVTGEDADHTDQTQSAPATVVRLPYGLNPATTPVLGSYGATGTASVTTDWYQLPFAAGKAPEQSPLLAVAAAGSVQAIDPLGAVIPGRKLVAEYARTGPDGRVVPVGHPQMPIDAMALNPSSTWRTLRFPLKQAPPGATMVRLNVVDDAAASAEWVAFTPPRVPALRTLNDVVGRTVPVFIDWLPGLVFPCQRPMAVRDGVLELPQWRIMPDADATQKNSQSWQAGKSGGPLGITDALLSNTLVPTYLRNNWGRDWGGLERFTPLVPNAKPADLELGYRTVNGLWSPAPMRSAGY